A single region of the Malaclemys terrapin pileata isolate rMalTer1 chromosome 4, rMalTer1.hap1, whole genome shotgun sequence genome encodes:
- the POLR2L gene encoding DNA-directed RNA polymerases I, II, and III subunit RPABC5 yields the protein MIIPVRCFTCGKIVGNKWEAYLGLLQAEYTEGDALDALGLKRYCCRRMLLAHVDLIEKLLNYAPLEK from the exons ATGATTATCCCGGTCAGATGCTTCACCTGCGGCAAAATAGTTGGAAATAAGTGGGAGGCATATCTTGGCCTTCTACAAGCAGAGTACACAGAAGG GGATGCCCTGGATGCTCTAGGATTGAAGAGATACTGTTGCCGTCGCATGCTGCTAGCCCATGTGGATCTGATTGAGAAGCTCTTGAATTATGCCCCTCTGGAGAAATAA